From Bifidobacterium longum subsp. longum JCM 1217, one genomic window encodes:
- a CDS encoding DUF3566 domain-containing protein: MSENLEDNEPRIIPPAVGNTQNEHVEPLIGTEHAPRVARSVSSDPEESALPSSGAATPVRPAPRRSAPRARRMSLSLTRVDAWSVAKVTFMLSIAVAIIQVVASAIVWVLLDVVGVFSQITQIVSSTGLDAGGFDLKNVLSLTTVVSGVTIFSIVEVVIFTLLATIAALIYNVVSSLVGGVHVTLGDD; encoded by the coding sequence ATGAGCGAGAATCTCGAAGACAACGAGCCCCGGATCATACCGCCGGCAGTCGGCAATACGCAGAACGAGCATGTCGAGCCGCTGATCGGTACTGAGCACGCTCCCCGCGTGGCACGCTCCGTGTCCAGCGATCCGGAAGAATCCGCGTTGCCTTCTTCAGGTGCCGCCACTCCCGTGCGTCCGGCACCTCGCCGTAGCGCCCCCAGGGCTCGCCGCATGAGCTTGTCGCTGACCCGCGTGGATGCTTGGTCCGTGGCCAAGGTGACGTTCATGCTGTCCATCGCCGTGGCGATTATTCAGGTCGTTGCCTCCGCGATCGTATGGGTGCTGCTTGATGTGGTCGGTGTATTCAGCCAGATTACGCAGATTGTGTCTTCCACCGGTCTTGATGCAGGCGGTTTCGATCTCAAGAACGTGTTGTCCCTTACCACCGTGGTCTCCGGCGTCACCATCTTCTCGATTGTTGAAGTGGTGATCTTCACCCTGCTGGCCACCATTGCGGCACTGATCTACAACGTGGTCAGCTCGCTGGTCGGCGGCGTGCACGTCACGCTCGGCGACGACTGA
- the gyrB gene encoding DNA topoisomerase (ATP-hydrolyzing) subunit B: MTFMTEVDPVVTEGSLLADETSKEEQLKAAAERINNAELTEGELDESMAPEHYEASDLRVLEGLEAVRIRPGMYIGSTGPRGLHHLVYEIVDNSVDEALAGYASHIEITILPDNGIRVVDDGRGIPVDEVPGEGVSGVETVMTKLHAGGKFGGGGYAVSGGLHGVGISVVNALSTRVDIEVRRQGFHWTQTYIDQHPTAPLKQGEPMTEGESTGTSVTFWADPKIFETTIYDFETLRSRFQQMAFLNKGLKISLTDERENDQAGDEVAGDAADEPGAKHQTVTYQYLNGIKDYVDYLVKVRKAMPVEEDVISFEAEDLKLGISAELAMQWTTAYSEAVHTFANTISTTEGGTHEEGFRAALTSLVNRYARDKGILKDKDENLSGDDVREGLTAVISVKLTNPQFEGQTKTKLGNSEAKTFVQRVMTDKLGDWFDAHPAEAKNIIQKAIEASRARLAAKKARENTRRKSIFESAGMPDKLKDCQSNNPEECELFIVEGDSAGGSAIQGRNPITQAILPLRGKILNTERASLDRMMKSDTIESLITAVGGGYGEDFDISKVRYHKVIIMADADVDGAHIATLNLTLFFRYMRPMITAGYVYVAMPPLYRLKWTKGPHDFVYTDAERDRVLAEGKANGRQLPKGEGIQRYKGLGEMSYQELWETTMDPEHRILKQVHIEDAAAADETFSMLMGDEVEPRRLFIQRNAKNVRWIDA, translated from the coding sequence ATGACCTTCATGACGGAGGTTGACCCTGTAGTCACGGAAGGAAGCCTGTTGGCAGACGAAACCAGCAAAGAGGAGCAGCTGAAGGCGGCTGCGGAACGCATCAACAATGCGGAATTGACCGAAGGCGAACTTGACGAATCCATGGCCCCCGAGCATTATGAGGCCTCCGATCTGAGGGTGCTCGAAGGACTTGAGGCCGTGCGTATCCGCCCCGGTATGTACATCGGTTCCACCGGCCCGCGCGGTTTGCACCACCTGGTCTATGAGATCGTCGACAACTCGGTCGACGAGGCGCTGGCCGGATACGCCAGCCATATCGAGATCACCATTCTGCCGGACAACGGCATCCGTGTGGTGGACGATGGTCGAGGTATCCCGGTCGATGAGGTGCCCGGCGAGGGCGTCTCTGGTGTGGAGACCGTGATGACCAAGCTGCACGCCGGCGGCAAGTTCGGCGGCGGCGGTTATGCAGTGTCCGGCGGTCTGCACGGCGTGGGCATCTCCGTGGTCAACGCACTCTCCACCCGCGTGGACATCGAAGTGCGCCGTCAGGGCTTCCACTGGACCCAGACGTACATCGACCAGCACCCCACCGCGCCCTTGAAGCAGGGCGAGCCGATGACCGAAGGCGAGTCCACCGGTACGTCTGTGACTTTCTGGGCCGACCCGAAGATTTTCGAGACCACCATCTACGACTTCGAGACGCTGCGTTCCCGCTTCCAGCAGATGGCCTTCCTGAACAAGGGCCTCAAGATCAGCCTGACCGACGAGCGTGAGAACGACCAGGCCGGCGACGAGGTGGCCGGCGACGCCGCGGACGAGCCCGGCGCAAAGCACCAGACCGTCACCTACCAGTACCTCAACGGCATCAAGGACTACGTCGACTATCTGGTCAAGGTGCGCAAGGCCATGCCGGTGGAAGAGGACGTCATCAGCTTCGAGGCCGAAGACCTGAAGCTCGGCATCTCCGCCGAACTCGCCATGCAGTGGACCACTGCCTACTCCGAGGCCGTGCACACCTTCGCGAACACGATTTCCACCACCGAGGGCGGCACTCACGAGGAGGGCTTCCGCGCCGCGCTGACCTCGCTGGTCAACCGTTACGCGCGAGACAAGGGCATCCTCAAGGACAAGGACGAGAACCTCTCCGGCGACGACGTGCGTGAAGGCCTGACCGCCGTGATCTCCGTCAAGCTCACCAACCCGCAGTTCGAAGGCCAGACCAAGACCAAGCTCGGCAACTCCGAAGCCAAGACCTTCGTGCAGCGCGTGATGACCGACAAGCTCGGCGACTGGTTCGATGCCCACCCGGCCGAGGCCAAGAACATCATCCAGAAGGCCATCGAGGCATCCCGCGCCCGTCTGGCCGCCAAGAAGGCCCGCGAGAACACCCGCCGCAAGTCCATCTTCGAGTCCGCCGGCATGCCCGACAAGCTCAAGGACTGTCAGTCGAACAACCCGGAAGAGTGCGAGCTGTTCATCGTGGAGGGTGATTCCGCAGGCGGCTCCGCCATCCAGGGCCGCAACCCGATCACGCAGGCCATCCTGCCGCTGCGAGGCAAGATCCTCAACACCGAGCGCGCCAGCCTGGACCGCATGATGAAGTCCGACACCATCGAATCGCTGATCACCGCGGTCGGCGGCGGCTACGGCGAGGACTTCGACATCTCCAAGGTCCGCTACCACAAGGTCATCATCATGGCCGATGCCGATGTGGATGGTGCGCATATCGCCACCCTGAACCTGACGCTGTTCTTCCGCTACATGCGCCCGATGATCACCGCCGGCTACGTGTACGTGGCCATGCCGCCGCTGTATCGCCTGAAGTGGACCAAGGGCCCGCACGACTTCGTGTACACCGACGCCGAGCGCGACCGCGTGCTCGCCGAAGGCAAGGCCAACGGACGCCAGCTGCCCAAGGGCGAAGGCATCCAGCGCTACAAGGGTCTGGGCGAGATGAGCTACCAGGAGCTATGGGAGACCACCATGGACCCCGAGCACCGCATTCTGAAGCAGGTGCACATCGAGGACGCCGCCGCGGCCGACGAGACCTTCTCGATGCTGATGGGCGATGAGGTCGAACCCCGCCGCCTCTTCATCCAGCGCAACGCCAAGAACGTGCGTTGGATCGATGCGTAA
- the dnaA gene encoding chromosomal replication initiator protein DnaA, protein MVNASGDPVIEAAHIWSDTLTVLKHSASLSPREKGWLEGVVPEGVFGSTIVLCVDNNDTLQAIQGDLNDSLLQALRTVTGENMFPAFKVVPKTEPEPLSEAKPAQPYPSEISPTVAEFGKESYGAKPAAAPREPMPATEPQFPVGQQKMNRDPETHLNKNFTFDSFVPGDSNRFARTVALAVAEGSGQDFNPLCIYGGSGLGKTHLLNAIGNYALVKDPGLKVRYVTSEEFTNEFIDALQNPNQSQGQIAEFNRRYRQVDVLLIDDIQFLGGKEATLDQFFHTFNALHQANKRIVIASDVAPKNLKGFEARLISRFESGLTVDVKPPDLETRIAILRMIASMNGSKIPSDVLDLIAERFTENIRELEGALTRVTAVASLSNQPVTRALAEQTLQDFFTTDVEIKPTDIISQVAKYFHLTFEDLVGKSRTKNVAVPRQIAMYLAREMTSMSLMDIGQVFGGRDHTTVMHACTRISDRMQQKQEIYNYVMELTVRLKQSNTN, encoded by the coding sequence ATGGTTAACGCTTCCGGCGACCCCGTAATCGAGGCCGCCCACATCTGGTCAGACACGCTGACGGTGCTCAAACACAGCGCTTCGCTCAGCCCACGAGAAAAAGGCTGGTTGGAAGGCGTTGTTCCTGAAGGCGTCTTCGGTTCGACCATCGTGCTGTGTGTGGACAACAACGACACGCTTCAAGCCATTCAGGGTGATTTGAACGATTCCCTGCTTCAGGCATTGCGTACGGTAACCGGCGAAAATATGTTTCCCGCGTTCAAGGTCGTGCCGAAAACCGAGCCCGAACCGCTTTCGGAGGCAAAGCCGGCGCAGCCATATCCTTCGGAAATTTCTCCGACTGTCGCCGAATTCGGTAAAGAATCCTATGGTGCAAAGCCGGCAGCCGCACCGCGGGAACCGATGCCCGCCACCGAGCCGCAGTTCCCGGTCGGTCAGCAGAAGATGAATCGCGATCCCGAGACTCATCTCAATAAGAACTTCACGTTTGATTCCTTCGTGCCCGGCGATTCCAACCGTTTTGCCCGTACGGTCGCACTGGCCGTGGCCGAAGGTTCCGGGCAGGATTTCAACCCGTTGTGTATCTATGGCGGATCGGGCCTGGGCAAAACCCACTTGCTGAACGCCATCGGCAACTATGCACTGGTCAAGGATCCCGGGCTGAAGGTTCGATACGTCACGTCTGAGGAATTCACGAACGAATTCATTGACGCGCTGCAAAACCCGAACCAAAGCCAGGGGCAGATTGCTGAATTCAACCGTCGATACCGACAGGTTGATGTGTTGCTTATTGACGATATCCAGTTCCTCGGCGGCAAGGAAGCCACCTTGGATCAGTTCTTCCATACGTTCAATGCACTGCATCAGGCAAATAAGCGTATTGTCATTGCTTCCGATGTAGCGCCCAAGAATTTGAAGGGTTTCGAGGCTCGACTCATCTCGCGCTTCGAATCCGGCCTGACCGTAGACGTCAAGCCGCCGGATCTGGAGACCCGAATCGCCATTCTTCGCATGATCGCCTCGATGAACGGCTCGAAAATCCCCAGCGATGTGTTGGACCTCATCGCCGAACGCTTCACCGAGAACATTCGTGAACTCGAAGGCGCGCTAACCCGTGTTACGGCCGTGGCCTCGCTGAGTAATCAGCCGGTGACCCGCGCCTTGGCCGAGCAGACGTTGCAGGACTTCTTCACCACCGATGTGGAAATCAAGCCCACGGACATCATCAGTCAGGTGGCGAAGTACTTCCACCTGACGTTTGAGGATCTTGTCGGTAAATCACGAACCAAAAACGTGGCTGTTCCTCGTCAGATCGCCATGTATCTGGCTCGCGAAATGACCAGTATGAGCCTGATGGATATTGGCCAGGTCTTTGGCGGACGCGATCACACCACAGTAATGCATGCCTGCACTCGAATCAGTGACCGAATGCAGCAAAAACAGGAGATCTATAACTACGTTATGGAGCTCACGGTTCGCCTCAAGCAAAGCAACACCAACTGA
- a CDS encoding DUF721 domain-containing protein gives MNPPIARQLNLDETKLPAEIFERLSRRGATLKDYRRRREEAIENFGKPGRDPAELGSVMTTIAGNGVWTANMKLAQLRNHWDQVVGQAIASHSAVADFTDGVLTIRAESTVWATQLTYLIPQLTDTIRRNLKGLTITEIRVTGPAAGYTRKWARRR, from the coding sequence ATGAACCCGCCGATCGCCCGCCAACTCAACCTGGACGAGACCAAACTGCCGGCCGAAATATTCGAGCGGCTCTCCCGTCGCGGGGCGACCTTGAAGGACTACAGACGCCGCCGTGAAGAGGCCATCGAAAACTTCGGCAAACCGGGGCGCGATCCGGCTGAACTGGGCAGCGTGATGACCACCATCGCCGGCAACGGCGTCTGGACGGCGAATATGAAGCTTGCGCAATTGCGCAACCATTGGGACCAAGTGGTGGGTCAGGCCATCGCCAGCCATTCGGCAGTCGCCGATTTCACTGACGGCGTACTGACCATCCGCGCCGAATCCACGGTCTGGGCCACGCAGCTGACCTACCTTATCCCCCAACTCACCGATACCATCCGTCGCAATCTCAAAGGATTGACCATCACCGAGATTCGCGTGACCGGCCCGGCCGCCGGATACACACGCAAATGGGCTCGGCGGCGGTAG
- the gyrA gene encoding DNA gyrase subunit A — translation MADENNTGDEQFTPDGSMEPLSPQEADTTDYGLMDTGERIQRKDLQQEMRESYLAYALSVIVERALPDVRDGMKPVHRRVIYAMYDGGYRPDRGYNKCSRVVGDVMGKYHPHGDSAIYDTLVRMAQSWSMRNMLVDGQGNFGSPGDDPAAAMRYTECRMAPLAMEMVRDIDKDTVDFVPNYDGKTQEPTVLPARFPNLLVNGSAGIAVGMATNIPPHNMREVADGVHWALDHPDASREELLENLIRIIKGPDFPTGATILGHKGIEQAYRTGRGLITMRAVVNTEEINGRMCLVVTELPYQVNPDRLVVSIREAVRDGKIQGIADMRDETSGRTGQRLVLVLKRDAVPKVVLNNLYKHSQLQQTFGANMLALVDGVPRTLSLDAFIRHWVNHQLDVIARRTAYLKREAEERDHILQGYLKALDMLDEVIALIRASEDTDTARTGLMGLLDIDQVQADAILAMQLRTLTRMNRDKIVAEHEELQRKIADYIDILAKPERQRKIIGDELDEIVAKYGDDRRTKILPFSGEMNVEDLIAEENVVVTVTHSGFIKRTKADEYRSQHRGGKGIKGTKLREDDVVDHFFLTSTHNWLLFFTNKGRVYRIKAYELPEGSRDSKGQHVANLLQFAPDESIQTVLSIPNYEVAKYLVLATRSGKVKKTPLAEYDSPRQGGLIAVRLMADENGENADELIGAALCNAEDDIILVSKLGMSLKFQADDEQLRPMGRQTAGVQGMKFRNDDSLLAMDVVPGDSDKDLFVVTNEGFAKRTAISEYRLQGRNGLGIKAVQLVEGRGALVGALVVSEDDQVMAIMKSGKVIRSNVDEVKRTGRNTQGVTFAKPDKGDTILSIARNEEKDEPEDGGDAAANGTAETAQSGENVNNADEA, via the coding sequence GTGGCAGATGAAAACAACACCGGCGACGAGCAGTTCACGCCGGACGGCTCGATGGAGCCGTTGAGCCCGCAGGAGGCGGACACTACCGACTACGGCCTGATGGACACCGGCGAACGCATCCAGCGCAAGGACCTGCAGCAGGAGATGCGCGAGTCCTATCTGGCGTATGCCCTCTCCGTGATCGTCGAGCGCGCCCTGCCGGACGTGCGCGACGGTATGAAGCCCGTGCATCGCCGCGTGATCTACGCGATGTACGACGGCGGCTACCGCCCCGATCGCGGCTACAACAAGTGCTCCCGCGTGGTCGGCGACGTGATGGGTAAGTACCACCCGCACGGCGACTCCGCCATCTACGACACTTTGGTGCGTATGGCCCAGTCCTGGTCGATGCGCAACATGCTCGTCGACGGCCAGGGCAACTTCGGCTCCCCCGGCGACGACCCGGCCGCCGCCATGCGTTACACCGAATGCCGTATGGCCCCGCTGGCCATGGAAATGGTGCGCGACATCGACAAGGACACCGTCGACTTCGTGCCCAACTACGACGGCAAGACCCAGGAGCCGACCGTGCTGCCGGCCCGCTTCCCGAACCTGCTCGTCAACGGCTCCGCCGGCATCGCCGTCGGCATGGCCACCAACATCCCGCCGCACAACATGCGCGAGGTGGCGGACGGCGTCCACTGGGCGCTCGACCACCCGGACGCCAGCCGCGAGGAACTGCTGGAAAACCTGATCCGCATCATCAAGGGACCGGACTTCCCCACCGGCGCCACCATCCTCGGCCACAAGGGCATCGAACAGGCCTACCGCACCGGCCGTGGCCTGATCACCATGCGTGCCGTGGTCAACACTGAGGAGATCAACGGCCGTATGTGCCTGGTGGTCACCGAACTGCCCTACCAGGTCAACCCGGACCGCCTCGTCGTCTCCATTCGTGAGGCCGTGCGCGACGGCAAGATCCAGGGCATCGCCGACATGCGCGACGAGACCTCCGGCCGTACCGGCCAGCGCCTCGTGCTCGTGCTCAAGCGCGACGCCGTGCCGAAGGTGGTCCTGAACAACCTGTACAAGCACTCCCAGCTGCAGCAGACCTTCGGCGCCAACATGCTGGCGCTGGTCGACGGCGTGCCGCGCACGCTGAGCCTGGACGCCTTCATCCGCCATTGGGTGAACCACCAGCTCGACGTGATCGCCCGCCGCACCGCGTACCTGAAGCGCGAGGCCGAAGAGCGCGACCACATCCTGCAGGGCTATCTGAAGGCCCTCGACATGCTGGACGAGGTCATCGCCCTCATCCGTGCCTCCGAAGACACCGACACCGCACGTACGGGCCTTATGGGGCTGCTGGACATCGACCAGGTGCAGGCGGACGCCATCCTGGCCATGCAGCTGCGCACGCTGACCCGCATGAACCGCGACAAGATCGTGGCCGAGCATGAGGAATTGCAGCGCAAGATCGCCGACTACATCGACATCCTCGCCAAGCCGGAACGCCAGCGCAAGATCATCGGCGACGAGCTCGACGAGATCGTCGCCAAGTACGGCGACGACCGCCGCACCAAGATCCTGCCGTTCTCCGGCGAGATGAACGTCGAAGACCTGATCGCCGAAGAGAACGTGGTGGTCACCGTGACCCACTCCGGCTTCATTAAGCGCACCAAGGCCGACGAATACCGCTCCCAGCACCGCGGCGGCAAGGGCATCAAGGGCACCAAGCTGCGCGAGGACGACGTGGTGGATCACTTCTTCCTGACCTCCACGCACAACTGGCTGCTGTTCTTCACGAACAAGGGCCGCGTGTACCGCATCAAGGCCTACGAGCTGCCCGAGGGCTCGCGCGACTCCAAGGGCCAGCACGTGGCCAACCTGCTGCAGTTCGCGCCTGATGAGTCCATCCAGACCGTGCTGTCCATCCCGAACTACGAGGTGGCCAAGTATCTGGTGCTCGCCACCCGTTCCGGCAAGGTCAAGAAGACCCCGCTGGCCGAGTACGATTCCCCGCGCCAGGGCGGCCTGATCGCCGTGCGCCTCATGGCCGACGAGAACGGCGAGAACGCCGACGAGCTCATCGGCGCCGCGCTGTGCAACGCCGAGGACGACATCATCCTGGTCTCCAAACTCGGCATGAGCCTCAAGTTCCAGGCCGACGACGAGCAGCTGCGCCCGATGGGCCGCCAGACCGCCGGCGTGCAGGGCATGAAGTTCCGTAACGACGACAGCCTGCTGGCCATGGATGTGGTCCCTGGCGACTCCGACAAGGACCTGTTCGTGGTCACCAACGAGGGCTTCGCCAAGCGCACCGCCATCAGCGAATACCGTCTGCAGGGCCGCAATGGCCTGGGTATCAAGGCCGTGCAACTGGTCGAGGGCCGTGGTGCTCTGGTCGGCGCGCTCGTGGTGTCCGAAGACGATCAGGTCATGGCCATCATGAAGTCCGGCAAGGTGATTCGCTCCAACGTGGACGAAGTCAAACGCACCGGGCGCAACACCCAGGGCGTGACCTTTGCCAAGCCCGACAAGGGCGACACGATTCTCTCCATCGCCCGTAACGAGGAGAAGGACGAGCCCGAGGATGGCGGCGATGCCGCGGCGAACGGCACCGCCGAGACCGCACAATCCGGCGAGAATGTGAACAACGCGGACGAGGCGTGA
- the recF gene encoding DNA replication/repair protein RecF (All proteins in this family for which functions are known are DNA-binding proteins that assist the filamentation of RecA onto DNA for the initiation of recombination or recombinational repair.), which produces MHISRLALDHYRSWSQVVVDFVPGVNILFGKNGLGKTNLVEAVEVLSTGSSHRTSSTLPLIERGQTTATIRANVADDAGQTTTYEASIHARGANRARINSGSSLYLRDIIGKIPSVSFTPEDQRLVSGDPGARRTMMNQAAALLEPGYMQTLQQFTRIAKQRATLLKQLNANVNNGQPMDAVLSGLEIWTGQFIEAGVALTRMRAHVIGLLAEPFAAIYADLAGAGEQVTLTYAPSFDEVLMFDDPHPQISEHFQRIYPGEVARGVNLIGPQRDDMNLELGGIPAREFASNGEMWTMALALKMALFEIVRDRLGLQPIVILDDVFAQLDDSRRTQILDFARKQDQVLITVAAEGDVPDYESAHRIDVAALDEPASVILPTLGNLSNSRENESLGGYDEKTAVDSASVERKVS; this is translated from the coding sequence ATGCACATCTCCCGTCTCGCACTCGACCACTACCGCTCATGGAGTCAGGTAGTGGTCGATTTCGTACCAGGCGTGAATATCCTGTTCGGCAAGAACGGTCTGGGCAAAACCAATCTGGTGGAAGCCGTCGAAGTGCTGTCCACCGGATCGAGCCATCGCACGTCCAGCACGTTGCCGCTGATCGAACGCGGGCAGACCACGGCCACCATCCGCGCGAACGTCGCTGATGATGCCGGTCAAACCACTACGTATGAAGCGTCAATTCATGCGCGTGGTGCCAACCGAGCCCGCATCAACTCGGGGTCGTCGCTGTATCTGCGCGATATCATCGGCAAGATTCCCAGCGTTTCCTTCACTCCCGAAGATCAGCGGTTGGTGTCCGGCGATCCGGGAGCACGCCGCACCATGATGAATCAGGCTGCGGCTCTGCTCGAGCCCGGATACATGCAGACGTTGCAACAGTTCACGCGCATCGCCAAACAGCGTGCCACATTGTTGAAGCAATTGAATGCCAATGTCAACAATGGCCAGCCGATGGATGCGGTTCTGAGCGGTTTGGAAATCTGGACCGGCCAGTTCATCGAAGCCGGTGTGGCGTTGACCCGTATGCGCGCTCATGTGATCGGTCTGCTTGCCGAGCCATTTGCCGCGATTTACGCCGACTTGGCCGGTGCCGGCGAGCAGGTGACGCTCACTTATGCGCCTTCATTCGACGAAGTGCTGATGTTCGACGATCCGCATCCGCAGATTAGCGAGCATTTCCAACGCATCTACCCCGGTGAAGTGGCTCGCGGCGTGAACCTTATCGGTCCGCAGCGCGATGACATGAACCTTGAGTTGGGCGGTATTCCCGCCCGCGAGTTCGCTTCGAACGGCGAGATGTGGACGATGGCGTTGGCCTTGAAAATGGCATTGTTCGAAATAGTGCGTGACCGGTTGGGATTGCAGCCGATTGTGATTCTCGATGATGTGTTCGCCCAGCTTGACGACAGCCGGCGCACGCAGATTCTTGATTTCGCCAGAAAACAGGATCAGGTGCTGATTACCGTGGCCGCTGAAGGCGATGTGCCCGACTATGAATCGGCCCATCGCATCGACGTGGCCGCACTGGACGAACCAGCTTCCGTGATATTGCCAACTCTGGGCAATTTGTCCAATTCGCGGGAAAATGAGAGTTTGGGTGGGTATGACGAAAAAACCGCGGTGGACAGCGCGTCCGTAGAACGGAAAGTGTCATGA
- the dnaN gene encoding DNA polymerase III subunit beta: MKVEIDTAALADAVAWTSRVIDARPSNPILAGVKLEAIDGTLQFSAFNYEISARHHIEAGVDEAGSVLVQGKLLADITKSLRSEKTYLVTDGSTLTITSGKSKFTLQLMPDTEYPDLPVVPAMLGQVDAPTFVQAVNQACVAVSREENRPVLTGVRMQFQGDKVVMTSTDRFRLARATFTWTPQNPDVDTTTLVRGSLLKDVARALDEHQNIRLDFDADSPTLLGFENAGRVSTSQLIDGEFPAVDRLFADEYPIQAVVNKQDLLDAISRVALVAERNAPIRMTFTGQEVALSAGSVDEAQANETLDIDMDGDDITVAFNPSYLKEGLSAVTEPFVRIKMTTPVKPVEFNGQQEADSDESMDYRYLLVPMRFNN, from the coding sequence ATGAAAGTCGAAATCGATACTGCAGCCCTGGCCGACGCCGTAGCCTGGACCTCCCGAGTCATCGACGCACGTCCCTCCAACCCGATTCTCGCTGGTGTCAAGCTGGAAGCCATTGACGGAACGCTGCAATTCTCCGCCTTCAACTACGAGATTTCCGCTCGCCACCACATCGAAGCCGGCGTTGACGAAGCCGGTTCCGTACTGGTTCAGGGCAAGCTGCTGGCCGATATCACCAAATCGCTGCGTTCGGAGAAAACGTACCTGGTCACCGACGGCTCCACGCTGACCATCACGTCCGGCAAGTCGAAGTTCACCTTGCAGCTCATGCCCGACACCGAGTACCCGGATCTGCCTGTGGTACCGGCCATGCTCGGCCAAGTCGATGCCCCGACTTTCGTTCAGGCCGTGAACCAGGCGTGCGTTGCCGTCTCCCGCGAAGAAAACCGCCCGGTACTGACCGGCGTTCGCATGCAATTCCAAGGCGACAAGGTCGTCATGACCTCCACCGATCGCTTCCGTTTGGCCCGCGCCACCTTCACTTGGACTCCGCAGAACCCGGACGTCGACACCACCACGCTGGTTCGCGGCTCCCTGCTCAAGGATGTGGCCCGTGCTCTTGACGAGCACCAGAACATCCGCCTTGATTTCGATGCCGATAGCCCGACGCTGCTCGGCTTCGAAAACGCCGGCCGCGTCTCCACCTCCCAGCTCATCGACGGTGAATTCCCGGCGGTCGACCGCCTGTTCGCCGACGAATATCCGATTCAGGCCGTAGTCAACAAGCAGGATTTGCTCGACGCCATCAGCCGTGTGGCTTTGGTCGCCGAACGCAATGCTCCGATTCGCATGACCTTCACCGGTCAGGAAGTGGCGCTGTCCGCCGGATCGGTCGACGAGGCTCAGGCCAACGAAACACTGGACATCGACATGGATGGCGACGACATCACCGTGGCATTCAACCCGTCCTACCTGAAGGAGGGTCTGTCCGCCGTAACCGAACCATTCGTGCGCATCAAAATGACGACCCCGGTCAAGCCGGTCGAGTTCAATGGCCAGCAGGAAGCTGATTCCGACGAGTCCATGGACTACCGATACCTGCTCGTGCCGATGCGCTTTAACAACTGA